One genomic region from Vitis riparia cultivar Riparia Gloire de Montpellier isolate 1030 chromosome 17, EGFV_Vit.rip_1.0, whole genome shotgun sequence encodes:
- the LOC117904988 gene encoding uncharacterized protein LOC117904988 codes for MVRNSLGLNSLMARKGMVDGGEQITRHTAPSIESEENDRRTYIYTDESALLDCELPELVVFLQESKYQAIKDFCADGEVPLHSKSLTENCGLDHNIVSCLLNSDADSSELPKERQSTQSSISNSSKSFIQHDCNDYVVEQCGSRNLEKKIEVDFDARDRVSIEGYTGRITPETRCLVGEAGSNCYHFELSNPIGHGCGQKCHQGSSEEAVLANSLLYPAPEEISSRRHAIEASFRGEIKSESIPLDIDSSIATISSREKEPQDVDCQQHFETENLFRLDDGASESLTVSTQSLVIQNGHEESSFSTPGPLSNSIAFSGPISYSGSMSLRSNSSTRSFAFPILQSEWNGSPVKMIEPDRRHSRKCRPWRLHYLCCKF; via the exons ATGGTTAGGAATTCACTAGGATTAAATAGTCTCATGGCAAGGAAAGGCATGGTAGATGGAGGAGAGCAGATAACACGGCATACTGCACCTTCCATTGAATCGGAAGAGAATGACAGAAGAACATACATTTATACTGATGAGAGTGCACTTTTGGACTGTGAATTGCCAGAGCTGGTTGTTTTTCTTCAGGAGAGCAAGTATCAGGCTATCAAGGACTTTTGTGCTGATGGGGAAGTGCCTTTGCACTCAAAGTCATTGACAGAAAATTGTGGGTTGGATCATAATATTGTCTCTTGTTTACTGAACTCCGATGCAGACAGTAGTGAATTACCCAAAGAAAGACAGAGCACACAGTCCTCCATTTCAAACAGTTCAAAGTCTTTCATCCAACATGATTGCAACGATTATGTTGTTGAGCAATGTGGTTCCAGGAActtggagaaaaaaattgaagtagaTTTTGATGCAAGAGATAGGGTGTCAATTGAAGGATACACTGGGAGGATTACACCTGAAACACGGTGTCTGGTTGGAGAGGCGGGTAGCAATTGCTATCACTTTGAGTTATCCAATCCCATTGGACATGGATGTGGACAAAAATGTCATCAG GGTTCTAGTGAGGAAGCAGTCTTGGCAAACTCTTTGCTATATCCTGCACCTGAAGAAATCAGCAGCAGGCGCCATGCAATTGAGGCCTCTTTCAGAGGTGAGATCAAGAGTGAAAGCATCCCTCTAGATATTGATTCATCTATAGCCACAATAAGCAGCAGAGAAAAAGAGCCGCAAGATGTGGACTGTCAACAACATTTTGAAACCGAAAATTTGTTTAGACTTGATGATGGTGCTTCAGAAAGTTTAACAGTTTCAACTCAAAGTCTTGTTATTCAAAATGGTCATGAAGAGTCCAGTTTCTCTACACCTGGCCCTCTTTCAAACTCCATAGCATTCTCAGGACCAATATCATATTCTGGCAGCATGTCTCTCCGGTCAAATAGCAGCACACGGTCCTTCGCTTTTCCCAt ATTACAATCTGAATGGAATGGAAGCCCGGTGAAAATGATAGAACCTGACAGAAGACACTCTAGGAAGTGCCGACCTTGGAGGTTACATTATCTCTGCTGTAAATTCTAA